TACCTTGAGCTTGCCTCCTCAAAAAGGTGCCAACGAAATGAGTTCGCACTAGAATCTTAGTTTTTGCTaatcgaaaaagaagaatattattcAGTAATTATGAGCATGAACCcccattaacaaaaaaaaaaaaaaaaaaaaaaaaaatttccacgcATGCCCGGCTCGCACGGAGCATCAACCGCCCTTGATTATTCTCGGGTCCCCTTAAAAGGCTCCGACGACTAAGCCGCTCAGCGTTATTCGACACCGAGCAGCTTTTTTGAACACTAGTGTGAACGGGGCcatttccttttactttttccaatGCCCTAGTCTTTGTGTCTTCAACCTTGCGATAGCCTCAAATAAGAGAGGAGTTCAAGTCTTGTTatgttggttttgatttttgctAAAAGCAAATGAGATTTTATGCATGACCAGAAACTGCATAACGACGGTGGGATATCACCGATTCCATACTGTAAGTTCATGAATTAATGGTGAAATTGGGGCGGgatggacccaaaaaaaaaaaacacgtttcTTTGCTTTCAAGATCTAACTAGACTGAGTTCGTGCTCCATCGAATTCACACACTGTTGAGATCATGAGAAATTAAATCAAACGAATGCCTTTCTCAGATAGGAATAAAGCTCCATCGAATTCACACACTGTCGACATTTTGGTGGTAAAGATAGGAATAAAGCTCCGTCGGTTTTGTCCTTGTCATGATTCAACCGTCATCatatacttcttttttttgttttaataaaCGAAATCTGCTTGTGTATAGCCCCCAAGATCAAAATATATGAGCAAGAGAAGAtcttgaacttcctttttcttgaagcttcccattttttttgataaattatacaagAGTCACATTCTTATGACGATGGACACAACATGCAGACACTAACATAGCCCTTCCTGTCCCTACATAGATTATACAGTGAAACTGAAACATGaccctaaaacttatcacacaGCAAATTCCACAAACACAATAAACTTTCTGCGAACATGAACACGAAAAATAATCTCTTGCGCCTTCACTCGGTCCTTTCCTTACTTGCGACATTCCTATCAGTAGCACGATGTTTAGTAGTCAGTACTGAATGGCTTGAAGGACTTGAGGTCGAGAAATACATCGGCGACAGAACCAGCGGCTGCAGCAATGGTGATGATAAGGCAAGCCACATTTACAATCTGGAGGAACACCCACTTGGTGCTCCACTTGGGTATTTTCTTCTGCTTAATATACATCTCGACTGGGAAAAAGACCGTGAGGGGCCAAAAACCTAGTGCTCCGAGCAGGCCAACAATGTCATTGAAGAATGGGAGGAGCATGGAGATGAAGGTGGTCCCGATCACGAAGACCGTCCTCCAGACCAACTGGAAGGGTTTGAGCTCGTAAGGGCTGCACCCGGGGATGCGGAGTTTGATCTTCCTCTCGATGAACTGGCTGTTGGGAAATTTCTCATCCAAGGTCTTCTCAACATAGGCGAATAGGGTTGGCAGTTGAATTGGTACGCGCAGAGGAGGAGGATCACGATTGCGGCGTTTGCAATGTCGACCATCCAGTATGGGTTGTAGAAGCCGAACCCAGTGAGGAGGTTTTTGGGTGCCATATCGCCAAAGGCTGCGTAGCCCGTGCACCCACAGATCATGTAGAAAAGGGTTGTGGCTGCTATGCTGATAAGACTCGCCTTCTTCGTCGTCTTTGATTCAGATGGAGAGGACCGGATGGTGTCCTAAAACAAATACAAACTcatcatgtcaatgatttcaaTTCATCAGAACTATTAACCATCACTAGTACTTTCTTGTGTCATGCATCTGAGAGAGCTCTGGTCACCTGAACTTCAACGAGGATGAGGAAGTACGAATAGGCAAAGGCGATGTCACCAAGAGCCTGGAAGTTCCTCCATATATTCTGCGTTGAGGTCAAGGCCCCGATGTTGATTCCAGTGAGACTTCCCTTAATTTTCCCTGTCTCTGAAGATAAAACAAACCAGAAGAGAACACTAAATCAGAACTTCATAACTCGACTCGGTTCTATCACCAATGGAGATAGCTTAGAAACATAAATAGAGCAGTCTAgcaagaaaaaatttcatgtgcCTGCAAGTTTGGCAATACTGAGGCCAAGTTCAATGATGGTGTAGGTAAAGGACATGAAGGCGGCGCCGATTGACAGCCACCACAGCCGATCGAAATTGGGGATCTGAGATAAAATGATTTCAACGAAGCCAAACGCAATCATGTAAGGATTGCTGTTGATGTGACGCGGGTCCTTCTCATCCTTCTCGTGGAAGCAATTGGACCTCTTGATAGCCCTGCAATGACCATGGAAGCCAATAAAATCAAACTCacataacttttgacaccatCGAAATAGCAATTACTAGAATTCTCACTGCAAATATACTCACATCATGCTGGTGGAAGATGCAATGGTGTAACCAATGGCAACCCCAAATAGGTTCACGTATAGAACCAGCTCAAAAAGCTTGATTTTGAAGCTACCTGGAGAATTTAATCAAAGAGAAGATTTTAGCACCCAACACAACATGATTGGACTTGACTCGGACATTAGTATGTGAATATGAACATGAACACAAATACAAATGTGACATACCAAGATTGTCACGGACAGCACCCATGTAGGCGTAGTTACGGTTGCCGGTGGCGGGGTCGCCGGAGCGATAACAGGTGGTGAGGAGGGTGGAGTTGTAGTAAGTGACAAAGGCAAATAGGAGCATGATGGTGGGGCCGGCAATCCAACCGAGCTGCGCGATGGCCCAAGACAGGGACGGCCCTCCAGATCCGATCAGTGCTGTGATTATGAGAGCGCTCGCTGTCCATACCGTCCCTGCATTCATTCACACACAAGCCAAGAAAATATTCAGCGCGTCTTGTGTGCCAAACTGACAAACCAGAAGGACTGTGATCACCGCCCCCTCTTTCCCCCACCGAGCCTTCGGCCGATCGACGAACCATCGCGCTCGACCGACAAACTTcgcgacggcggaggcggaggctgcGCGGTGGTTCGTTGGACGAGGGCTCGGTCGTTACTCGgaggggcagagagagagagagagagagagagagagagagagggcacaGCCGGGACCTCTCCGGAGAACCCGTTGTATGACAGGTTCAGCGTCCCCAAGAGGCTCCTGAGCTTCGCGAGCGCTTGGGGAGCGACCCACTGAGCGAGTTGGAGGACAGGCCCAAGTGGGCGAGGTTGCGGAGGTTCTTGATCTGGGTCGGGATCGGACCGGAGAGCGAGTTTAGGGAGAGTTCGAGAGAGACGAGTGAGGTCGCATTGAAGAGGCGGGAGGATGGGCTTGGAGAAGTCACtgccggcgaggttgagccgTCTGAGCGAGCCGAGGAGGCCGAGCTCGGAGGGGATGTAGCCGAAGAGGTTCTGACTGTCCTGAGATCACAACATCGGGTTGACGTGAAATGATTGCCAGGCTAGGCTACTTGCgagatatatttcttttttcactgaGTGTGTTTTATTGCACGGCAAAtattaggggtgtcaaaaaaatCCGTGCGGACCGGACTGGACCGGCCCTGTCCAGCTCAGCCCGACCTTAAAATTAGGGTATTTTAGGGTTGGGTCTTTTTAGGTGTTGTTATTATTTGCATTATGGTTGGGTCTGACCCGAGTTGGCACTGGTTTTTTCACGGACGAAACACCTAGTTGATCAGTGCTGGCACCAGCCTAGCCTGACCTAATCCATTATATGATATTTCGGGTATTGGGTATTGGGTCAGGTTGGGTCAAGTGCACATCTATGGTTTCGGGGTTGGGTCGGGTATCACGAAAaaccaacccgacccgacccattgacACCCATTGGCAATGATCTTGAAGACAGGTGACTCTTTATGGTAGTTCGTCCTAGTCTCTCATAAACAAGTCAGGGTTAATTTTCACTTCACTCTTTccggaaaagaaatgaagacaaCAATAAAGTTACCTGTGCATAGAGGACCACGGTCGAAGCATTCGGAGCCATTTTCTCGGGGGACATCATTGGATGCATGGACGACCTGGTTGTTTGGATTcttcatgagagagagagagagagagagagagagctggatAATGGACTTGAGAAGAAGGAATGAGAGTCGGAGACTCGGAGAGGTGCAGCGAGGCCTGAGGGTGGCTAGAGCTGGGAGTTATATAGCTTAGAAGCACCAGTAGGACTGTAGGACTGTAGGACCCGTAGGAACAGTGACAAAGACATGCTAAAATGACGATTTTGCGGCGTCGAATCAAATGCAACCAGTATTAAATGCACGTTAGGT
This genomic stretch from Eucalyptus grandis isolate ANBG69807.140 chromosome 3, ASM1654582v1, whole genome shotgun sequence harbors:
- the LOC104440289 gene encoding LOW QUALITY PROTEIN: amino acid permease 3 (The sequence of the model RefSeq protein was modified relative to this genomic sequence to represent the inferred CDS: inserted 1 base in 1 codon), which produces MENPNSQASNVSNDGPPEGGSGCFDDDGRPKRTGTVWTASALIITALIGSGGPSLSWAIAQLGWIAGPTIMLLFAFVTYYNSTLLTTCYRSGDPATGNRNYAYMGAVRDNLGSFKIKLFELVLYVNLFGVAIGYTIASSTSMMAIKRSNCFHEKDEKDPRHINSNPYMIAFGFVEIILSQIPNFDRLWWLSIGAAFMSFTYTIIELGLSIAKLAETGKIKGSLTGINIGALTSTQNIWRNFQALGDIAFAYSYFLILVEVQDTIRSSPSESKTTKKASLISIAATTLFYMICGCTGYAAFGDMAPKNLLTGFGFYNPYWMVDIANAAIVILLLCAYQFNCQPXFAYVEKTLDEKFPNSQFIERKIKLRIPGCSPYELKPFQLVWRTVFVIGTTFISMLLPFFNDIVGLLGALGFWPLTVFFPVEMYIKQKKIPKWSTKWVFLQIVNVACLIITIAAAAGSVADVFLDLKSFKPFSTDY